One genomic window of Micromonospora sp. WMMD1128 includes the following:
- a CDS encoding MMPL family transporter yields MIRVVTRFARRRPAVVLVIWLVIAAAGFTVGNGVFARMTTTVGAIAGSESQQGAKALGDAKLAPPVINAVISGGSATDPAFRTKVSTALTELRATDGVLAVNDPFAPGAPVATDGAAVVVNVELAHQGDLLADKVRNQLTGIDGTTAVVAGGPLTDREFNDQATSDTRRAEIISAPLLLLLLLLVFMSLIAAGLPLLIALVGVGGTFTTLLVMSFFTDVSIYSIQVTTMLAIGLGVDYALLMVSRFREERALTEDAAEALVRASERAGRTIVFSGLTIAVSLASLVVFADPFLRSIGVAGAAVVLIDMLAAITLLPALLQLLRNRIKPVRARKERGRSFAAVARGVQKMPVLTLLVVLAGLIVAGLSVTNLRLDTSNPKSLPADSATRQLTEELREHFPALAGPSAITIVARTSADDPDLAEFRQRVAAVPGVSGVYPGRSGGGLAVLQATPKNPTSDPDTIRAVRDIRALNAPFTVQVTGDAARLSDYQQELRDRLPIAGGIVLLATFILLLAFTRSVLIPLKAVLTNLLSLVAALGLVVWVFQEGHLVGLLGGERLDGIDLTVPVVVAAIAFGLSTDYEVFVLSRIRERRFAGAAPDQAVREGLQRSGGIVTAAALLLAVTFAGFMTGGFAPIKEVGLGLVLAVLIDAVIVRMLLVPATMAILGRAAWWAPRFLGGRPPVPSAPAAGDVQPELTATAQG; encoded by the coding sequence ATGATCCGTGTCGTTACGCGTTTCGCTCGCCGGCGCCCCGCCGTCGTGCTCGTCATCTGGCTGGTGATCGCCGCGGCCGGGTTCACGGTCGGCAACGGCGTCTTCGCCCGGATGACGACCACGGTGGGTGCCATCGCCGGCAGTGAGTCGCAGCAGGGCGCCAAGGCGCTCGGTGACGCCAAGCTCGCGCCACCCGTGATCAACGCGGTCATCTCCGGCGGCTCGGCCACCGACCCCGCCTTCCGCACCAAGGTCTCCACGGCGCTCACCGAGCTGCGCGCCACCGACGGCGTGCTCGCGGTGAACGACCCGTTCGCCCCCGGGGCCCCGGTCGCCACCGACGGCGCGGCGGTCGTGGTGAACGTGGAACTGGCACACCAGGGCGACCTGCTGGCCGACAAGGTGCGCAACCAGTTGACCGGGATCGACGGGACGACCGCGGTGGTCGCCGGTGGGCCGCTCACCGACCGCGAGTTCAACGACCAGGCCACCTCGGACACCCGGCGAGCCGAGATCATCTCCGCGCCGTTGCTGCTGCTCCTGCTGCTGTTGGTCTTCATGTCGCTGATCGCCGCCGGGCTGCCGCTGCTGATCGCGCTGGTAGGCGTCGGCGGCACCTTCACCACGCTGCTGGTGATGAGCTTCTTCACCGACGTGTCGATCTACTCGATCCAGGTCACCACGATGCTCGCCATCGGTCTCGGCGTCGACTACGCGCTGCTGATGGTCAGCCGGTTCCGGGAGGAACGGGCGCTCACCGAGGACGCGGCGGAGGCGCTCGTGCGGGCCTCCGAACGCGCCGGCCGTACCATCGTCTTCTCCGGTCTGACCATCGCGGTCAGCCTGGCCAGCCTGGTGGTCTTCGCCGATCCGTTCCTGCGGTCGATCGGCGTGGCCGGCGCCGCCGTGGTGCTTATCGACATGCTCGCCGCGATCACCCTGCTTCCCGCGCTGCTCCAGTTGCTGCGTAACAGGATCAAGCCGGTCCGGGCGCGGAAGGAGCGCGGCCGGTCCTTCGCCGCGGTCGCCCGTGGGGTGCAGAAGATGCCGGTGCTGACCCTGCTGGTGGTGCTCGCCGGCCTGATCGTGGCCGGACTGTCGGTGACCAACCTGAGGCTGGACACCAGCAACCCCAAGTCGCTGCCGGCCGACAGCGCCACCCGCCAGCTCACCGAGGAACTGCGGGAGCACTTCCCGGCGCTCGCCGGTCCGAGCGCGATCACGATCGTCGCCCGGACCTCGGCCGACGACCCCGACCTGGCCGAGTTCCGGCAGCGGGTCGCCGCGGTACCCGGCGTGTCCGGGGTGTATCCGGGGCGCAGCGGCGGCGGGTTGGCCGTCCTGCAGGCGACCCCGAAGAACCCGACGAGCGACCCGGACACCATCCGGGCGGTACGCGACATCCGCGCCCTGAACGCCCCCTTCACGGTGCAGGTCACCGGGGACGCGGCCCGCCTCAGCGACTATCAGCAGGAGCTGCGCGACCGCCTCCCGATCGCCGGCGGCATCGTGCTGCTTGCCACCTTCATCCTGCTGCTGGCCTTCACCCGATCGGTGCTGATCCCGCTGAAGGCCGTGCTCACCAACCTGCTGAGCCTGGTCGCCGCGCTCGGTCTGGTGGTCTGGGTGTTCCAGGAGGGCCACCTGGTCGGCCTGCTCGGCGGTGAGCGGCTCGACGGCATCGACCTGACCGTGCCGGTGGTGGTCGCGGCGATCGCGTTCGGTCTCTCCACCGACTACGAGGTCTTCGTCCTGTCCCGGATCCGCGAGCGCCGGTTCGCCGGCGCGGCCCCGGACCAGGCCGTCCGGGAGGGCCTGCAGCGCAGCGGCGGCATCGTGACCGCGGCTGCCCTGCTCCTCGCGGTCACCTTCGCCGGGTTCATGACCGGGGGCTTCGCCCCGATCAAGGAGGTCGGCCTGGGCCTGGTGCTGGCCGTCCTGATCGACGCGGTGATCGTCCGGATGCTGCTGGTTCCGGCGACGATGGCGATTCTCGGACGCGCCGCGTGGTGGGCGCCCCGCTTCCTGGGTGGCCGGCCGCCGGTCCCCTCCGCCCCGGCCGCCGGTGACGTGCAGCCGGAGCTGACGGCCACCGCCCAGGGCTGA